The following proteins are encoded in a genomic region of Mycolicibacterium confluentis:
- a CDS encoding TetR/AcrR family transcriptional regulator, translating to MAGGSDPATAAILDAALAEFERHGFRRVALDDVARRARVSRTTIYRRFAGRDELVAAVIDRENEGLFLEIAEHIKSAGPKANIYVEAFTAAIVKFRDHRVLNRMITDDPALAVELAHQHYAAAVARIVAALHVIFPVGFAERVGPQTVSALADAILRYSLMALLLPSLQPLETAEDIRAFATTHFLPSLPAALRAVSV from the coding sequence ATAGCCGGCGGATCCGATCCCGCCACCGCCGCGATCCTCGACGCGGCGTTGGCGGAGTTCGAGCGGCACGGCTTCCGCCGGGTCGCGCTCGACGACGTCGCCCGCCGGGCGAGGGTCAGCCGCACCACGATCTACCGGCGCTTCGCCGGCCGGGACGAGCTGGTGGCCGCCGTCATCGACCGCGAGAACGAGGGCCTGTTCCTCGAGATCGCCGAGCACATCAAGAGCGCCGGTCCCAAGGCCAACATCTATGTCGAGGCCTTCACGGCCGCCATCGTCAAGTTCCGGGACCACCGCGTGCTCAATCGGATGATCACCGACGATCCGGCGCTGGCGGTCGAACTGGCCCACCAGCACTACGCCGCGGCGGTGGCCAGGATCGTCGCTGCGCTGCACGTGATCTTCCCGGTCGGATTCGCCGAAAGGGTCGGCCCGCAGACGGTGTCCGCGCTGGCGGATGCCATCCTGCGGTACTCGCTCATGGCGCTGCTGTTGCCGAGTCTGCAGCCACTGGAGACCGCCGAGGACATCCGAGCCTTCGCGACCACGCACTTTCTGCCCAGTCTTCCCGCGGCGCTGCGCGCGGTGTCCGTATAA
- a CDS encoding oxygenase MpaB family protein, which produces MTELVDAEPKSDAAPLDAHSLTWRWFGDNRMFLIGPRPAVLQNMLAELGQGVLDHSVFFSDTAERLRRTIPPIFNTVYGSEQDNAGTRVRDFHTDIKGDMPDGSRYHALSPETYFWAHATFVEQVLYFADTFVKRLTYAEREQIYAESKTWYRRYGVSDRILPADYAEFVQYWDRMMESVVVPHKTALYGVGYVTKGFPKPKAVSPLVWKLVAPVFNPVAAFLTTGGLPPKAREMLGLPWTERQERRYQRFAAFWRSRPVNAIWDRLPMSLRYSKFAQAAYAREGVTP; this is translated from the coding sequence ATGACGGAACTGGTCGATGCCGAGCCGAAGTCGGACGCCGCGCCCCTCGACGCCCATTCGCTGACCTGGCGGTGGTTCGGCGACAACCGCATGTTTCTGATCGGACCGCGGCCCGCGGTGCTGCAGAACATGCTCGCCGAACTCGGCCAGGGGGTGCTCGACCACTCGGTGTTCTTCTCCGACACCGCCGAGCGGCTGCGGCGCACCATCCCGCCGATCTTCAACACCGTCTACGGGTCCGAGCAGGACAACGCGGGCACCCGGGTGCGGGACTTCCACACCGACATCAAGGGCGACATGCCCGACGGTTCGCGCTACCACGCGCTGAGCCCCGAGACCTACTTCTGGGCGCACGCCACGTTCGTCGAACAGGTGCTGTATTTCGCCGACACCTTCGTCAAGCGCCTGACCTATGCCGAGCGTGAGCAGATCTACGCCGAGTCCAAGACCTGGTACCGCCGCTACGGCGTGAGTGACCGGATCCTGCCCGCCGACTACGCCGAGTTCGTGCAGTACTGGGACCGCATGATGGAGAGCGTCGTCGTCCCGCACAAGACCGCCCTCTACGGCGTCGGCTACGTGACCAAGGGCTTCCCCAAGCCCAAGGCGGTCTCGCCGTTGGTCTGGAAACTCGTTGCGCCGGTGTTCAATCCGGTCGCGGCGTTCCTGACCACCGGAGGCTTGCCGCCCAAGGCCCGCGAGATGCTCGGCCTGCCCTGGACCGAGCGGCAGGAGCGGCGCTACCAGCGCTTCGCCGCGTTCTGGCGCTCACGCCCCGTCAACGCGATCTGGGATCGGCTGCCGATGTCGTTGCGCTACAGCAAGTTTGCGCAGGCCGCCTACGCGCGCGAAGGGGTCACGCCATAG
- a CDS encoding GGDEF domain-containing protein, whose protein sequence is MRDDFRTRSQQREVLADLLIRERVFRYAISAFVLVFGAVGMVSVYAADGPATRTASIIAVLLCATVVPVSVAMSRVHLGAVWWSNRSRWRHGPLLFVAYADLAITASVLTYSDAEYALFGTLLFGVVGAYASHFVRPVACAVHVVFTSAVVVAIGVVMIRSGDHDVAGTIARVATALLAVNGTVALHALYTADVRQSIARTFASATTDSLTGIGNRRAFEQRAHRLIASGVEVVVVLLDVDDFKLINDTVGHGGGDAALVSVARSLDVVLGPDAVVARLGGDEFAAALPAEAVIAVEDLAQVIRAAVSGATGFAVSVGAARVALAAPQPAEALRVAMESADANLYAQKKVGQSPRL, encoded by the coding sequence GTGCGCGACGACTTTCGCACACGCAGTCAGCAGCGGGAGGTGCTCGCGGATCTCCTGATTCGCGAGCGTGTCTTCCGGTATGCCATCTCGGCGTTCGTTCTGGTGTTCGGCGCCGTCGGCATGGTCTCGGTGTACGCCGCCGACGGTCCCGCCACGCGTACCGCGAGCATCATCGCGGTACTTCTCTGCGCGACGGTGGTCCCGGTGTCGGTGGCGATGAGCCGCGTGCATCTGGGCGCGGTGTGGTGGTCCAATCGGAGCAGGTGGCGGCACGGGCCCCTGCTCTTCGTCGCCTACGCCGACCTGGCCATCACGGCGTCGGTGTTGACATATTCCGATGCCGAGTACGCATTGTTCGGCACGCTGCTTTTCGGCGTGGTCGGCGCGTACGCATCCCACTTCGTGCGCCCAGTCGCCTGCGCGGTCCACGTGGTGTTCACCAGTGCCGTCGTCGTCGCGATCGGCGTCGTGATGATCCGGTCGGGCGACCACGACGTCGCGGGAACGATCGCACGAGTCGCGACCGCTCTGCTCGCGGTGAACGGCACCGTGGCCCTGCACGCCCTGTACACCGCCGATGTCCGGCAGAGCATCGCGCGCACTTTCGCCTCGGCGACCACCGACTCCCTGACAGGGATCGGGAACCGGCGGGCCTTCGAACAGCGTGCGCATCGACTCATCGCGTCCGGGGTGGAGGTCGTCGTGGTACTGCTCGACGTCGATGACTTCAAGCTCATCAACGACACCGTCGGGCACGGCGGGGGAGATGCGGCGCTCGTCAGCGTGGCGCGGTCGCTGGACGTGGTGCTGGGACCTGACGCCGTCGTCGCGCGCCTCGGAGGCGACGAGTTCGCGGCGGCCCTGCCCGCAGAGGCGGTGATCGCCGTCGAGGACTTGGCGCAGGTGATCCGCGCGGCGGTCAGCGGTGCCACGGGTTTTGCGGTCAGCGTCGGCGCTGCGCGGGTTGCGCTCGCCGCGCCGCAACCGGCCGAGGCGCTGAGGGTCGCGATGGAGTCGGCCGACGCGAACCTGTACGCGCAGAAGAAGGTGGGGCAGTCGCCCCGACTGTGA
- a CDS encoding heavy metal translocating P-type ATPase codes for MSLTVTDLRLAGMSCVSCAARIERGLNALDGVSASVNFAVERAHVEHGGDVDEQDLIRAVESAGYHASVIEPTATPESEESDEDSLLPRLAVSAALALPIVAVSMIPAWQFAGWQWLVLALTTPIVFWGGYPFHRAAVRAARHRASTMDTLVSLGTLAAYLWSVYTVIATGGHGHGHLYFEVAAAVTVFLLAGRTAEAKAKRSAGKALRSLLSLGAKDAVVERDGVEVRVPVAELQVGDVFVVRPGERIATDGVVADGATALDTSAMTGESVPTDVGPGDAVLGGAVNTYGRIRVRASRVGADTQLARMGRLVTEAQNGKAAIQRLADRISAVFVPVVLIIAALTLFGWLAAGGTAVAAFTAAVAVLIIACPCALGLATPTAILVGTGRGAQLGVLIKDPHVLEAVGGIDTVLLDKTGTVTTGQMSVVGVDPRDGQDAAELLSRAAAVEAASEHPLAAAIVAAARERGLSVPGVTDFANEPGVGVSADVAGVRVRVSRAEAAAHDADVAETRVDVAWDGAVRGSIRIADVVKRTSVEAIAELKAMGVRPVLLSGDAKAVADRVAEQVGIAPEDVIAGVLPTEKADVVRDLQAQGRRVAMVGDGVNDSVALATADIGMAMGTGTDAAIEAGDITLVRGDLRTVPTALRLSARTLRTIRVNLFWAFFYNVAAIPLAALGLLNPMIAGAAMAASSVLVVVNSLRLRSFR; via the coding sequence ATGAGCCTGACGGTGACAGATCTGCGATTGGCCGGGATGTCGTGCGTGTCGTGCGCCGCCCGCATCGAGCGGGGCCTCAACGCACTCGACGGGGTGTCGGCGTCGGTGAACTTCGCGGTCGAACGGGCCCACGTCGAACACGGGGGTGACGTCGACGAACAGGATCTGATCCGGGCCGTCGAATCGGCCGGCTACCACGCCAGTGTGATCGAACCGACCGCGACGCCCGAGTCGGAGGAGTCCGACGAGGACTCGCTGCTGCCGCGCCTGGCGGTCTCCGCCGCTCTCGCGCTGCCCATCGTCGCGGTGTCGATGATCCCGGCCTGGCAGTTCGCCGGTTGGCAGTGGCTGGTGCTGGCATTGACCACGCCCATCGTCTTCTGGGGCGGGTACCCGTTCCACCGCGCCGCGGTGCGGGCCGCGCGCCACCGGGCGTCGACCATGGACACCCTGGTCTCACTGGGCACCCTGGCCGCCTACCTGTGGTCGGTGTACACCGTGATCGCGACCGGCGGGCATGGACACGGTCATCTGTACTTCGAAGTGGCCGCTGCCGTCACAGTGTTCCTGCTGGCGGGCCGCACCGCCGAAGCCAAGGCGAAGCGCTCGGCGGGCAAGGCGCTGCGCTCCCTGCTGTCGTTGGGCGCCAAGGACGCCGTCGTCGAACGCGACGGCGTCGAGGTGCGCGTCCCGGTCGCCGAACTCCAGGTGGGGGACGTCTTCGTGGTGCGCCCCGGTGAGCGGATCGCGACAGACGGTGTGGTGGCCGACGGCGCTACGGCACTGGACACCTCCGCGATGACCGGGGAGTCGGTGCCCACCGATGTCGGGCCCGGCGACGCCGTGCTGGGCGGCGCGGTCAACACCTACGGCCGGATCCGGGTGCGGGCGAGCCGGGTCGGCGCAGACACACAGTTGGCGCGGATGGGGCGGCTGGTCACCGAGGCGCAGAACGGCAAGGCCGCCATCCAGCGGTTGGCCGACCGGATCTCGGCGGTCTTCGTCCCCGTCGTCCTGATCATCGCCGCGCTGACCCTGTTCGGCTGGCTGGCCGCGGGCGGGACGGCCGTCGCCGCGTTCACGGCCGCGGTCGCGGTGCTGATCATCGCCTGCCCGTGTGCACTGGGCCTGGCCACCCCGACCGCGATCCTGGTCGGCACCGGGCGCGGCGCCCAACTCGGCGTGCTGATCAAGGACCCGCACGTGCTCGAGGCCGTCGGTGGGATCGACACCGTGCTGCTGGACAAGACCGGCACCGTGACCACCGGCCAGATGAGCGTCGTCGGCGTGGACCCCCGCGACGGGCAGGACGCCGCGGAACTGCTGTCCCGCGCGGCCGCGGTCGAGGCCGCCTCCGAGCACCCACTGGCTGCCGCGATCGTCGCGGCCGCTCGGGAACGGGGACTGTCCGTGCCGGGCGTCACCGACTTCGCCAACGAACCCGGCGTCGGCGTCAGTGCGGACGTCGCGGGGGTGCGGGTGCGGGTGAGCCGCGCCGAGGCCGCCGCGCACGACGCGGATGTCGCCGAGACCCGGGTCGATGTGGCGTGGGACGGCGCGGTGCGCGGCAGCATCCGGATCGCCGACGTCGTCAAGCGGACCAGTGTCGAGGCGATCGCCGAACTCAAGGCCATGGGGGTGCGCCCGGTGCTGCTGTCGGGCGACGCCAAGGCCGTGGCGGACCGGGTCGCCGAGCAGGTCGGCATCGCTCCCGAGGATGTGATCGCCGGCGTGCTGCCGACCGAGAAGGCCGACGTCGTCAGGGACCTGCAGGCGCAGGGCCGCAGGGTCGCGATGGTCGGCGACGGTGTCAACGACTCGGTCGCGCTGGCCACCGCCGACATCGGCATGGCGATGGGCACAGGGACCGATGCCGCGATCGAGGCGGGCGACATCACGCTGGTGCGCGGCGATCTGCGCACCGTGCCGACCGCCCTGCGACTGTCCGCCCGGACGCTGCGCACCATCCGGGTCAACCTGTTCTGGGCGTTCTTCTACAACGTCGCGGCGATCCCGCTCGCGGCGCTGGGACTGCTCAACCCGATGATCGCCGGGGCCGCGATGGCCGCGTCCTCGGTGTTGGTGGTGGTCAACAGCCTGCGACTGCGCTCGTTCCGGTGA
- a CDS encoding DUF3093 domain-containing protein: MDDQPLFSEPGASWYWVLAGPASAVAMMMVQLSSGNGVQWVVPIAFLVLVSGFVALQVKAARIHTSVELTRTHLRQGTQTVNVDEIVKVYPAPKVTGRRHYDGRIVAKNNALTNRALRQAGIDAADLAEKAEPEPQEPDTDRATVEKWQASRALGELTGVPRGRTGIGLRLTGGRTAQAWARNHKGLRMALTPLVEERAEPSGKP; the protein is encoded by the coding sequence ATGGATGACCAGCCACTGTTCTCCGAGCCGGGCGCCAGCTGGTATTGGGTGCTGGCCGGTCCGGCGTCCGCGGTCGCGATGATGATGGTGCAGTTGTCCAGCGGCAATGGCGTGCAGTGGGTGGTCCCGATCGCCTTCCTGGTGCTGGTGTCGGGGTTCGTCGCGCTGCAGGTCAAGGCCGCCCGGATCCACACCTCGGTCGAGTTGACCCGGACGCACCTGCGGCAGGGCACGCAGACCGTCAACGTCGATGAGATCGTCAAGGTCTACCCGGCGCCCAAGGTGACCGGGCGCAGGCATTACGACGGCCGGATCGTGGCGAAGAACAACGCCCTGACCAACCGCGCGCTGCGGCAGGCCGGCATCGATGCCGCCGATCTGGCCGAGAAGGCCGAACCCGAACCGCAGGAACCGGACACCGACCGCGCGACGGTCGAGAAGTGGCAGGCCTCCCGTGCACTGGGTGAACTGACCGGTGTCCCGCGCGGCAGGACCGGGATCGGCCTGCGGTTGACCGGTGGGCGCACCGCCCAGGCGTGGGCCCGCAACCACAAGGGCCTGCGCATGGCGTTGACGCCGTTGGTCGAAGAGCGCGCCGAACCCAGCGGTAAACCGTGA
- the hemB gene encoding porphobilinogen synthase — MSHPSIRPRRLRTTPAMRRLVAETSLEPRHLVLPMFVADGIDEPREIASMPGVVQHTRESLRAAAAEAVAAGVGGLMLFGVPREADKDPLGSAGVDPDGILNVALRDLAKDLGDSTVLMADTCLDEFTDHGHCGVLDDRGRVDNDATNVQYVKLAVAQANSGAHVVGPSGMMDGQVAAIREGLDAAGHAGVAILAYASKFASAFYGPFREAVASSLTGDRRTYQQDAGNAREAVREIELDIAEGADMVMVKPAMSYLDIVRAAAEVSPVPVAAYQVSGEYSMIAAAAANGWVDGPAAALESLVGIRRAGADFVLTYFAVQAATWLA; from the coding sequence ATGAGCCATCCCAGCATTCGTCCCCGGCGTCTGCGCACCACGCCCGCCATGCGTCGCCTGGTCGCCGAGACCTCGCTGGAGCCACGACATCTGGTGCTGCCGATGTTCGTCGCCGACGGCATCGACGAACCGCGCGAGATCGCGTCGATGCCCGGCGTCGTGCAGCACACCCGGGAGTCCCTGCGGGCCGCGGCCGCCGAGGCCGTGGCCGCGGGCGTGGGTGGCCTGATGCTGTTCGGCGTGCCCCGCGAGGCCGACAAGGATCCGCTGGGGTCGGCGGGCGTCGACCCGGACGGCATCCTCAACGTCGCGCTGCGGGACCTGGCCAAGGATCTGGGCGATTCGACCGTGCTGATGGCCGACACGTGCCTGGACGAGTTCACCGACCACGGGCACTGCGGCGTTCTGGACGACCGGGGCCGTGTCGACAATGACGCCACCAACGTTCAGTATGTGAAGTTGGCTGTGGCCCAGGCCAATTCGGGTGCGCACGTGGTGGGGCCCAGCGGCATGATGGACGGTCAGGTCGCGGCCATCCGCGAGGGTCTGGACGCCGCAGGGCACGCGGGAGTGGCGATCCTGGCGTACGCCTCGAAGTTTGCGTCGGCGTTCTACGGTCCGTTCCGCGAGGCCGTCGCCTCCAGCCTCACCGGCGACCGCCGCACCTACCAACAGGACGCCGGCAATGCGCGCGAGGCCGTCCGCGAGATCGAACTCGACATCGCCGAGGGCGCCGACATGGTGATGGTCAAACCCGCGATGTCGTATCTGGACATCGTGCGCGCCGCGGCCGAGGTCTCGCCGGTGCCGGTGGCCGCCTACCAGGTGTCCGGCGAGTACTCGATGATCGCGGCCGCCGCCGCCAACGGATGGGTGGATGGTCCCGCCGCCGCACTGGAGTCCCTGGTCGGCATTCGCCGCGCGGGCGCGGACTTCGTGTTGACGTACTTCGCGGTGCAGGCCGCCACCTGGCTCGCGTGA
- a CDS encoding bifunctional uroporphyrinogen-III C-methyltransferase/uroporphyrinogen-III synthase gives MTRGRKPKPGRIMFVGSGPGDPGLLTTRARVVLANAALVFTDPDVPEPVLALAGSELPPTSGPAPAPKATGDGDSAPAEPAAVTVQQGPDIRPALGDPAEVAKTLTHEAKLGVDVVRLVAGDPLSVDSVLAEVQAVAKAGMVFEIAPGLPASTAVPTYAGLPLGSSHTVADVRGDVDWAALAAAPGPLILHATPQHLADSARTLIEHGLVETTQCVVTAQGTTCAQRSVEATLAELTDRAAIGASDPAGPLTGPLVVTIGRTVTHRAKLNWWESRALYGWTVLVPRTKDQAGEMSDKLVTHGALPIEVPTIAVEPPRSPAQMERAVKGLVDGRYQWVVFTSTNAVRAVWEKFGEFGLDARAFSGVKIACVGEATADRVRAFGISPELVPAGEQSSLGLLDEFPPYDEIFDPVNRVLLPRADIATETLAEGLRERGWEIEDVTAYRTVRAAPPPAHTREMIKTGGFDAVCFTSSSTVRNLVGIAGKPHARTIVACIGPKTAETAAEFGLRVDVQPETAAVGPLVEALAEHAARLRAEGALPPPRKKSRRR, from the coding sequence ATGACTCGAGGGCGTAAGCCGAAGCCGGGGCGCATCATGTTCGTCGGTTCGGGACCGGGTGATCCGGGTCTGCTGACGACGCGCGCGCGGGTGGTGTTGGCCAACGCTGCCCTGGTCTTCACCGACCCCGACGTTCCGGAGCCCGTGTTGGCGCTGGCGGGATCGGAGCTGCCGCCGACGTCCGGACCGGCTCCCGCACCCAAGGCCACCGGCGACGGCGACTCGGCCCCGGCCGAGCCCGCAGCGGTGACCGTGCAGCAGGGCCCGGACATCCGGCCCGCGCTCGGTGATCCGGCTGAGGTGGCCAAGACCCTGACGCATGAGGCCAAGCTCGGCGTCGACGTGGTGCGTCTGGTGGCCGGCGATCCGCTGTCGGTGGATTCGGTGCTCGCCGAGGTCCAGGCCGTCGCCAAGGCCGGCATGGTGTTCGAGATCGCCCCGGGCCTGCCCGCGTCGACGGCCGTGCCTACCTACGCCGGTCTGCCGCTCGGCTCGTCGCACACCGTGGCCGACGTCCGCGGGGACGTGGACTGGGCCGCCCTGGCGGCCGCACCTGGCCCGCTGATCCTGCACGCCACGCCGCAGCACCTCGCCGACTCGGCCCGCACGCTCATTGAGCACGGGCTCGTCGAGACCACGCAGTGTGTCGTGACCGCGCAGGGCACCACGTGTGCACAGCGCAGCGTCGAGGCCACGCTGGCCGAGCTGACCGACCGCGCCGCGATCGGCGCCAGCGACCCCGCCGGTCCGCTGACCGGTCCGCTGGTCGTCACCATCGGCCGCACCGTGACCCACCGCGCCAAGCTGAACTGGTGGGAGAGTCGCGCGCTGTACGGCTGGACCGTGCTCGTGCCGCGCACCAAGGATCAGGCCGGCGAGATGAGCGACAAGCTGGTCACCCACGGCGCCCTGCCGATCGAGGTGCCCACGATCGCCGTCGAGCCTCCGCGCAGCCCCGCCCAGATGGAGCGTGCGGTCAAGGGTCTGGTGGACGGCCGCTACCAGTGGGTCGTGTTCACCTCGACCAACGCCGTCCGTGCGGTGTGGGAGAAGTTCGGCGAGTTCGGTCTGGACGCGCGCGCGTTCTCGGGTGTGAAGATTGCCTGCGTGGGCGAGGCCACCGCGGATCGGGTCCGCGCGTTCGGCATCAGCCCCGAACTGGTGCCCGCCGGTGAGCAGTCCTCCCTGGGCCTGCTCGACGAGTTCCCGCCGTACGACGAGATCTTCGATCCGGTCAACCGCGTGCTGCTGCCGCGGGCCGACATCGCCACCGAGACACTGGCCGAGGGTCTGCGCGAACGCGGCTGGGAGATCGAGGACGTCACGGCCTACCGCACGGTGCGTGCGGCACCGCCGCCAGCGCACACCCGCGAGATGATCAAGACCGGCGGCTTCGACGCCGTGTGCTTCACGTCGAGTTCGACGGTGCGCAACCTGGTCGGGATCGCGGGCAAGCCGCACGCCCGGACCATCGTCGCGTGCATCGGGCCCAAGACCGCCGAGACCGCTGCCGAGTTCGGTCTGCGCGTCGACGTCCAGCCCGAGACGGCTGCCGTCGGACCGCTGGTCGAGGCGCTGGCTGAACACGCGGCCCGGCTGCGCGCCGAGGGTGCGCTGCCTCCGCCGCGCAAGAAGAGCCGTCGGCGCTAG
- the hemC gene encoding hydroxymethylbilane synthase: protein MIRIGTRGSLLATTQAGTVRDALIARGHAAELVIISTEGDRSAAPIAEIGVGVFTAALREAIADNQVDVAVHSYKDLPTAVDPRFTIAATPPREDARDALVARDGMVLGELPTGSVVGTSSVRRAAQLKALGLGLEIRPLRGNLDTRLNRVSSGDLDAVVVARAGLARIGRLDVVTETLEPVQMLPAPAQGALAIECRAGDTAFVEMLAELDDADTRAAVTAERTLLAELEAGCSAPVGAIAEVVESIDEDGNVFEELSLRACVAALDGSDVIRASGIGTPERARELGLSVAAELFELGARELLGADSTTG, encoded by the coding sequence TTGATCCGAATCGGCACCCGAGGCAGCCTGCTGGCCACCACACAGGCGGGGACCGTCAGAGACGCACTGATCGCACGCGGCCATGCCGCGGAACTCGTCATCATCTCGACGGAGGGGGACCGTTCGGCGGCCCCCATCGCCGAGATCGGTGTGGGCGTTTTCACTGCGGCCCTGCGCGAGGCCATCGCCGACAATCAGGTCGACGTTGCGGTGCACTCCTACAAAGATTTGCCGACGGCCGTCGATCCGCGGTTCACGATCGCCGCGACCCCGCCTCGTGAGGACGCCAGGGACGCCCTGGTGGCCCGTGACGGCATGGTGCTCGGGGAGTTGCCGACGGGGTCCGTCGTCGGCACGTCGTCCGTGCGCAGGGCGGCACAGCTTAAAGCACTGGGTCTCGGTTTGGAAATCCGCCCCCTACGAGGCAACCTAGATACCAGGTTGAACAGGGTAAGCAGCGGCGATCTCGACGCCGTCGTGGTCGCCCGAGCGGGTCTGGCCCGTATCGGACGCCTCGATGTGGTCACCGAGACGTTGGAGCCGGTACAGATGTTGCCGGCCCCGGCTCAAGGGGCGTTGGCGATCGAGTGCCGTGCCGGTGACACCGCATTCGTGGAGATGTTGGCGGAGTTGGATGACGCCGACACCCGCGCGGCGGTCACCGCAGAGCGAACCCTGCTCGCCGAACTGGAGGCGGGCTGTTCCGCACCGGTGGGCGCGATCGCGGAAGTGGTCGAGTCGATCGATGAGGATGGCAACGTCTTCGAAGAACTGTCGCTGCGCGCATGCGTGGCGGCGCTGGATGGATCCGACGTGATCCGCGCGTCCGGAATCGGGACTCCCGAGCGGGCACGAGAACTCGGGCTCTCCGTGGCCGCGGAGTTGTTCGAACTGGGCGCGCGAGAGCTGTTGGGTGCAGACAGCACGACAGGCTAG